ACGGCGGGGGCGGTCCGCGGCTCACTGGTTCTCGCTTCTCCGGTCATGCTTCTTCTCGCTTTTTCGGCCATGCTCCAAGTGCACCGCCGGGGGCCCGGAAGTGTCCAAGACCTGTCCTGCCGCGCCGATACCTCATGGGTATCGTTGCAGCGTGGAGCTACGGACCTTGCGTTACTTCGTGGCGGTTGCCGAGGAACGCCACTTCGGCCGGGCCGCCATCCGACTGCACATGAGCCAGCCTCCCCTGAGCCGGGCGATCAAACGGCTGGAGGCCGACCTCGGCGCCCTGCTGTTCGCCCGCTCGCCGGCCGGGGTCGCGCTCACCCCGGTGGGCGCGGTGCTGCTCGACGAGGCCCGGGCCCTGCTCGACCACGCCGACCGCGTCCGGGGACGCGTGAGCGCGGCGGCCGGTGTCGCGACCATCACCGTCGGCATCCTCGGCGACGGCACCGACCCGGGCGTGCCCGGGCTGGCGGCCGCCTACCGCCGGAGCCACCCCGGCGTCGACATCCACGTCCGCGAAACCGACCTGACCGATCCGACGTGCGGGCTGCGCGCCGGGCTGGTCGATGTCGCCCTCACCCGCGCGCCCTTCGACGAGACCGCCCTGACGGTCCGTACGCTGCGGACCGATCCGGTCGGCGTGGTCCTGCGCGCCGACGACCCGCTGGCCCGACGCGAAGAGTTGCGGCCGGCCGACCTGGGCGACCGCCGATGGTTCCAGTTCCCGCAGGGAACCGACCCCCTCTGGCAGTCGTACTGGAACGGCGGCAGCCCGCGCGAGGGGCCGGTGGTGCGCGCCGTCCAGGAATGCCTGCAGGCCGTGCTGTGGAACGGCACGGTCGGCCTGGCCCCGCTCGGGCACGACCTGCCCGCGGAGCTGGTCATGGTGCCGCTGATCGACATGGCGCCGAGCCGGGTGGTGGCGGTGTGGAACGAAGGCGACACCAACCCGCTGGTCCGGTCCTTCGTCGAGATCGCCACAGCCGCGTACCGACGCTGAGCACCGGCGCGCCCCACCCCGCTCGTTCCCGGCCGTGGGGCGGGCAGGTCAGGTAATCGGGTGGAATACGGGAGCGGGCCCGTGACCCGGCCGTTCACGGGCGGGTTATCGGTGGCGGTCGGATCCGGGCGCCGGGGGCGTCCGCCGTGGTCGGGTGAGGAGGCTGTCGGGTGCCGCTGCCCATGCCTTGTTCCCGCTGTCCGTGCCTTGTTCTCCCTGTTGGGCCTGTTCTCCCTGTTGGACCTGTTGGGCCTGTTGGGCCTGTTCTCCCCATTCGTTGTCGTCGCCGTCGGCCTCGTTCATGGTTCCGCACATCCGGTTGCCGTTCGAGGCGCCGTGGCCACGGTCCCGCTTCGAACTCCCCACCGGATCACGCCCGTTGCTCGGTAGCATCAATGGTCCGCGCCCCAACTCCTCCTTCGATCCCACCCGTACGGGCTTCGCCGAGCGCGGCCCCGCCTGTCTGGACGTCCTGCTGTGACCGACCCCGCCACCACCGATCCGCACCCGGCATCCTCCGAACCTCCCGCCACCCCGGGCCGCTTGCCCGCACCCGCTCCGGTCCCGAACCCGCTCGACCGGGCCCTGCTGTCCTTCGACGGGCCGCAGCAGCCGGTGGTCACCCTCGCACTGGACTTCGCCGGCCCGCCGCCCGCCCCGTCCGTGCTCCGGCAGCGGATCGCCGAGCGCGCGCCCGCCCTGCCGACGTTCCGCGCCACCCCCGCCTCGAACCTGCGGGTGCAACACACCGACGCCGCCGACGGCGCCGCGCTCGACCGGGAAACGGACCGGATCTCCCAACTGTCGTTCGACCTCACCGGGGGCGTCCCGCCCTGGGACGTGCGGCTGATCACCGGCCCCGGCTCCTTCCGGGTCTGTCTGCGCGCCCATCACGGTTTCCTGGACGGCGTCGGCGCGACCCACGCCGCCGCCGCGCTGCTGTCCGACACGTCCGCCGAGGGCGCCCGCCTGCACCCGCCGGCCGCGCCCACCGCCCGGGCCCTGGTGCGTTCCCTGCACGACCTCACCCGTACCCTGGCCGGCCCCCGCCCCTGGACTCCCCCACCCGCGCCCGGCCCCGCCCCCTCCCATCGCACCGCCGGCCGCGCCGTGCCGCTCACGGTGCTGCGCCACCTCGCCGACATCCACGGCGTCACCGTCAACGAGGTCGCCCTCGCCGCCCTCGGCATGGCCCTCGCACGGCTGCGGCGCGAACACCACACGACGGGCACGGGGCGCGACGTCATGGCGACCGTCGCCGTGTCGACCAGGACGCCGCAGCAACGCCACCTCCCCGGCAACCGTCTGGGCGTCCACCGGCTGGTCCTCCCGCACCGGGCCGGCACCCTGGAGGAATCCATCGCGGCGGTGGCCCGGCAGACCGGCGCCGTCCGGAACAGCCGTCAGCGCGACGCACTGCGCGCCCTGTTGGAGAGCCGGGCCGCTCCCCAGGCCGCCGCCCGGGCGTACCGGGCCGCGCTGCGCGCCCGCGTCACGCCGCTCGTCGTCAGCAGCGTGACCGTGCCCGGCGGGTTCACCGCCTTCGGCGCGCCGCTGTGCTCGGCGGCGTTGCTCCTCAACGTCTTCGAGGGCTTCCCGGCCTACGTCTCGTTCACCCGCACCACGGACCTGGTCCGCTGCAGTGCTGTGAGCGACGCCGACCGCAACTCCCTGCTGGCCGTACCGGACCGCTGGGCGGAGCTGCTTTCCTCCAGTCGGCCCGCCGCCGGTGGCGACCCGGACCGGTAGACCGTCGGCTCCGCCCCCATGACCACGAACCCGGCACCCGAATCAGACCGAATCAGACCAACTCAAGACGGCTCAGGACGGCTCAGCAGCCCACGGCCAGGATGCCTCGTGGCCCGCCTCGATGAGACCGATCATCCGGAACGCGGCGTCCGTGAGGCCGCCGAACGTGTGCCGGTGGGGGCCCGCGGCGCCGTGGGCGGGCCGGTACCCCGCCAGGTTCCACGTGTAGACGGGGATGTCGTCCGGGACCGGTTCGGCCGGCCCGCGGGGGCCGCAGGGGGCAGCCTGCTCGTCGGTGACGATCACGACCCGGTCGTGTTCCCGGTAATGGGTCCGCACCGCCTTCGTGGTGTGGGTGCCGCCGAGAGCGTGGAACCGTTTCAGCACCTCGAGCACCGGCTCGCCCGGCTCGAACGGCACCTCGGCGCTGCGCCAGCCGAACTCCACCAGATCCGCCTGCTCGGCGCGCATGGCCAGTCCGGTGCCGAACACGGCTGCCGCGTCCGCTCGAGTCAGCTTGGACCGCTCGGATACGGTGTCCCAGAACATGGAGTCCGACCGGTCCACCATGATCAGCGTCCGGCCGGGCAGGGACGGTACGTTGGCCAGGGAGTGGCCCAGGGCCCGTTCCAGCGCGGCTGCCCAGCGCTGCGACGGCACCTGCTGGTGGGCGGCCAGGTAGCGGAAGGGGAACTGCCGGGACCGGGCGACCTCGGAGGCGTCCGAGAACCGTGCGGCGACCCGGGCCGCAACCTCGTCCGAGACCCCCGCCTCGTCGAAGTTCCGCAGGTTCCGCAGGAGCGCCATCGGCGCCATGGTGGGGATCACGGCTTCCCAGGCTGCGGCGTCCATCGGTCCGTGGAGCCAGCCCGCCAGCGCCTCCCACGTCATGCCCGCCGCGGCCAGCCGCTCGGGGCCGCCGGGCCCCGTCAGCACCGCCCGCCGCTCGTCCACGGCCGTGCCCATCAACTCCCGGTGGGCGGTCAGCAGTCGGTCGGAGTCCGGTGGTACCGCACGCTCCGGGTGGTACCGGCGGTCCAGGAGGTATCGGAAGAGCGCCCCCTGCCAGGGCTTTTCCGGGTCGGGGGAGGCGTGCACCAGGTTGAGGACGTCGCCGAAGCGGAAGTTCTTGGACTCGGTGTCGTACTTGAGCAGGGACCGGGACGTGTACAGCCGGCGTACGGCGTCGGCGATGCCCCGCTTCACGGGTTGCGGCACGTTCCGCCCGTACGCCGAGACCCAGTGGGCGAGCAACTCTCCGGGTTCGTCGGCGCGCCGGAGCACCGAATCGATCACGGACCGGTTGGACGGGCCTTCGGACGCCCCGGCCTCGAGCCGGGCCCGGACGTACGTGGCGGCGCCCACCAGGGACGCCGTGCGCATGTTGCCCTCGCCACGGAGCCAGCGCAGCAGGCCGGCCGTCCACACGGGGTCCTGGACCGCGAGTTCACCGACGAGACGGGTGTACCGGTCGTCCCGCTCCTCACCGCTCTCGTAAAAGGTCTGCTGGGACACGAAGTTGCCGACCGCGAGGAGGAAGAGCTCCTCGCGGGGCTCGCGGACGAAGGCCGGGCCACCGTCGTAGGTGCGGAAGCCCGGGCCGTCGGGCTCGCGTCGAGGCTGTGACGGGGACAGGGGCAGGAGCAGGGGATGTGGCTGGGGCCGGGGCTGGGGCCGGGAGCGGGCAATCGACGAGACGTGCGGGCTCACGAGCATCTCGGACCAGACCTTGGAGACGCGCGGGGTGTGACGGGGCAGCGAATCCTCCGGGATTCAAGGGATCGGACACCCCCGGCCCGGGGCCCGACGGGGTGAAGACGCCCGCGCCTGCCGAGATCAAAGGGGCGGCGGCGTCACTTGGTTGTCATGAGGAAGTAGCCGCAGCCGAGCGCATCGGAGGCGCGGTCGCGCTGCCAACGTACAAGGGCTCCCGGGTCGTGCACCAGCGATTAACGCGGACTCGCTCGTTGCCGGGATCGTGGTCGGGATCGTTGCCGAACTCGTCGCCGGACTCGTAGCCGGGATCGTTGCCGGACTCGTCGCCGGGCCGGTCCTCGCTCGGACTGGACCCCGGCCGTTCGACCGCCGCGGCCCGGGCAGGATGTCTTCCGTGAACCATGTGCTGTGATGCCTTCTGTGAACCACGTGCTGTGCGGCCTCGCCGCCAATGAGGCCCTGCCCTTCGAGCTGGTCGGGCGTCTGATCGCGGTCGCGGACGAGGACGTTGCCCACAGCCTCGCCCGTCGCGCGGACCTCGGCCGCGAGCAGGCGGTCGCCCTGGCCGCCCGCGTCGAGGAGAGCGCCGTGCAGCTCGCGTACGAGGGCCGGCTGACCGCTGCCGACATCGACCCCCGCACCCGGCCGCAGGCCGCGCTCGCCCTGCTCGACGAGCGTTCCGGCGACCCGGAGTGGGCGCGGCTCTTCGCCCGGGACCCCGACGTCGAACGCCGGCTGAAACTGGCCGCCTGTCCCGGGCTTCCGGCCGATGTGCGGGAGACGCTCGCCGCCGACCCGGACGTGCGGGTCGTCGTGGAGCTCGCGTTGTGGACCACGGCGGACCTGACGGCCCGGCTGGCGCACCACCCGCATGCCGAGGTGCGCCGCGCGGTGGCGGCCAACGAGGCCACACCACCGCGGGTCCTGGCCATGCTGGTCAGCGGCGAGGGGCTACCGCCGACGGAGCGGTGCCTGGTCTGCGACGCGGAGGAGACGCCCTGCGCGCACGATCCGCACTCTCCACGGCTCGACTGCGACCTGCGGCCCGGTGCCTCGTGCGACGGCTCGCACGAGTCCACCCTCCACGAGCTGGCGCAGCAGGCGTTGCAGAACCCCGCCACGCCGATCCGGGTACTTCTCGGGTTCGCCGATCATCCCTCGGCGCTGCTGCGCGGCCTGCTCGCCGCCCGCCCCGGCCTGCCGCCGGAGACCGCCGCGCGGCTCTCCGGCGACCCCGTTCCCGGTGTCCGGGCCGAACTCGCGGGGAACCCGGCGATCGACGACGCCGTGATCCGTGTGCTGGCCGCCGACCGCGACCACGAGGTGCGGCGCCGTCTGGCACACCACCCTCGTGTGCCGCTGGACGTGCTCTCCGGCCTGGCCGCCGCCACCAGGATCGGTTCGTCCCTGCTGCCGCGGATGGCCTCCGCCTCTCCCGCCGAGGTCGAGGACCTGGCGAGGTCGTCGAATCCGGTGCTGCGGATGCTCCTGGCCGAGCGGCGCGACCTGCCGGCCGGGATACGCGACACGCTGGCCGACGACCCCGATGCGAAGGTGGTCAAGTCCGTCGCGCGGCACCCCGGCCTCTCGGAGGCCCGGCTGCGGTCCATGGTCGAACGTCACGGGGCCCAGGTCGTCGCCGGGGTGGCGGCCAACCCGGATACCCCGCCCGCCCTGTTGGAGGATCTGGCCGGACACGTACCGCCTGTCCGGAAGGCGCTGTGCGAGATCGCCCGGCACCCCGGCGCGACCGGCCCGGCGCTACTCGTCTGCCTGGCGGACCGGAAGGCGCGGCGGGTGGCTGCCGGGCATCCGGCCCTGCCGACAGAGGTCATCGTCGAGCTGCTCGCCGACCGCGACTGGCAGGTGGGGCAAGCCGCTGCCGCCAACCCGTCCCTGCCGGCGGCCGTCATGGCGGAGTTGGTGTCCGAGTCCGAGAGGGCACCCGGAAAGCGCCCCGGGGCCGGTGCTGGCGGCACCGGCTGACGGGGGAAGGGAGGGGCCGGTTCAGCCGTCCGTGTGCTCCCGGGCGTGCTGGGCCAGGGTGGTCGCGATGGCGGCGAAGGCGACCGCGTGACCGCGGGCGTTGGCGTGGACGCGGTCGGCGGCGTAGATGCCCGGGTCGGCGGCGAGCGGGTGGTGGTGGGTGTCGATGTGGATGCCGCCGAGTGCGCGGGTCAGGCCGACGGTGATGCGGTCGAGCTCGTCGAAGCGGCGGGCCATGTTGTCGGCGTGTTCCGGCGGGACGAGGCCCGACCGGGCGAGGTCGAACAGGCCGATGGTGATGACGAGGGCACCGCTCTCGGCGAGGGGGGTCAGGAACGAGGCCAGTTCCGCCCGCAGCGTCTCCGGGTCGAAGCTGCGGAAGGCGTCGTTGCCGCCCGCGCTCACCATCACCACGTCCGGCCCGAAGTCCAGGGCGGGGATGAGCTGCTGGTCCCGGATCTCGTCGAGAAGCAGGTGGGGCGTGGCCAGGTTGACCGCGGCGAAGCCGGGGCGGGTGGCGGCGAGGGCGTCGGTGAAGCGGTCGGCGAAGGACCGCTCGCGATAGCCCGGCAGGGGGCCCATCACCCCGGCAGTGACGCTGTCCCCCATTACGGCCAGCCGGTTCCAGGGGAGCTCGCGGAGCAGTTCGGCGGCGGTGTCGGGGGCCATGCAGTACGGGTCGGACAGCTCGGCGGCGAGGTCGGTGGGGGCGGTGAGGTCGGCGAGGGCAGGGGGTCGGCGGGGGCAGTACGGCCGTCGAGGTCGGTTGGGTCGGCGGAGGCAGTGAGACCGGCGGAGACAGTGGGGTCGGCGGGGTCGGCGGGGTCGGCGGGGTCGGCGGGCCGGGCCCGGACGGGGGTTCGGTACGGCTGGGAGGTCATCGTTGGTCTCCTTCGAGGGTCCGGGCGGCGGCCGGGGCCCGGTCGGCCGGGGGTGCGGGGTTCGGCAGGGGCGGAGGTGCGAGGCGCAGGGCGAGACCGCCCACGGCGGCGGCCAGGTTGACGGCGGTGGCGAACCAGTACACGGCGGCGTACGGCTGCGCGCCCGGGCCCGAGACCTCCGCGACGATCACGGCCGTGGCGGCGATGCCGAGGCCGCCGCCGACCTGACGGGCCGCCATGACCATGCCCGTCGCGGCGGCGAAGTGCCGGGGCACGACGGAGAGGGCGGCGGCGCTGGAGATGCCGACGGTGGCCATGCCGACGCCGACGCCCATCACCGTTCCGGTCGGCAGCCAGAGCGTCCAGAAGCGTGGCTCGGTGTCGATCAGCAGGGCCGGCACGGCCGTCGAGGCGGCGACGAGGGCCGAGCCGCCCGCCACCATCGTGCGCGGGGTGAGAGCGACGGGGAGCCGTCCGATGCCGATGCCGACCACGGCGGTGACGAGCGCCGCCGGGCTCATCGCGAGACCGGCCTCCAGGGCGGAGTAGTTCCAGGCGTCGGTCATGAAGAGCACGCCGAGCAGCATCGTGGTGAACAGCGCGGCGCCGTACGCGAGGGAGACGCCGCTCGCCACGGCGAAGGACCGGCTGTGGAAGAGGTCCAGTCGCAGCGCCGGGCGCGGGTGCCGGAGCGCCCGCAGCACGGTCGCCGCGCCCGAGAGCACGGCGACGCCGGAGGCGGCCGACACGTGCACCGAGGTCCAGCCGTGGTCGGGGCCCTGCGTCAGGCCGTACACCGCCGAGCCGATGCAGAGGGCGAGCAGCAGGCCGCCCACGAGGTCGGGTCCTTCGCCGGTACGGGACTCGCCGGTCAGCAGCTTCCTCCCGGCGATCAGTACCCAGCAGCCCACCGGCAGGTTGAGGCAGAACAGCGCCCGCCAGTCGAGCACCTCGACCATGACACCGCCGACGGCGGGTCCAGCGGCGGCGGCCAGGGCCCCCGCCGCGCTCCACATGCCGATCGCGGCGCGCCTGCGTTCGGCGGGGATCTCCGCGAGCACCAGCCCCAGCGACGCGGGTACCAGCAGAGCCGCCGCCAGGCCCTGGACGGCGCGGGCCCCGAGCAGCACGGGCAGGGCCGGGGCCACGGCGATCAGCAGCGACGACGCCGTGAAAACGGCGACGCCGATCAGGAACAGGCGGGCGCGGCCGACCGCGTCGGCCAGCGGCCCGGCCGGGGCGAGGAGGGCGGCGAAGGGGATCACGTAGGCGGTGGCGACCCACGAGACGGTGGTCAGCGAGACGTCGAAGTCGTCGGCGATCGGCGGCACCGCCAGGTTGGTCACGGTGGCGTCGAGAAAGCTCAGGAAGGTGCCCGCGCAGGCGAGTAACAGGGCGAGGGAGGCCCGGCGGGTGGTGGCGGAGGGCGTCATGGCAAGGATTTAAGAGTACGATCGTTCGTACGTCAATGCCGTACGGTCGTTTGCTAAGCTGTCGGGCATGGCAGGACGTGCATCGGCTCAGGCAGCGCTCGAAACCCGGCGGTCGGTGCTGCGCGCCGCCGCCGAGATCGCTTCGTCGGAGGGCTTGGACAGCGTCACCATCGGCCGGCTCGCGGACCGGTTGGGGATGAGCAAGGCGGGTGTGATCGGCCAGTTCCGCAGCAAGGAGAAGCTGCAACTGGAGACGGTGGATCTGGTCCTGGAGGACGTCCGCACCCGGGTCTGGCAACCGGTGCGCCATCTCGACGCGGGCCTGCCCCGGCTGTTGGCCCTCTGCGCGTCCTGGGTGCGCTACGCCGCCGATCCCGGCTACTCCGGGGGCTGCCTGCTCACCCAGGTCACCTACGACTACGACGGCCGCACCGGCGCCGTGCACGACCGGATCGCCGAGGGCCGCACCCGCTGGCGGGACACCCTTCGCCACGACATCGACGCCGCCGTCGCCGCCGGGGACCTCCCGCCCGGGACGGACGCGCCCCAGGTCGTCTACGGACTGGAGTCCCTGGCCGCAGGCATCACCCCGGCGCGACTCCTCCACGGCGACAGCCGGGCGGAGGACTGGGCGCTGTGCGGCATGCACGCCATCCTGGGCGTTCCCATGCCGGACTGACTCCCGCCCCGGACCAACTCCCCCGGCGGACCGGCCCCTTGGGACGGGCCGGTGCCCGGGACGGGCCCGTCCCCCGCACGGACGCACGGCGTACCGGCACCCGCTGAGCGGACTGCTGAACCTGTATCAGGGGAACTTCGCGCCACCGGACGAGTCGGGCATGGAACCGTTGGTGTTGTCCGCAGCCCCGGCAGCCCCGGCGAGGACGGACCGCGTCCACTCGCGGGCCTGGACGCGGACAGCGGCGGCACTCGGGCGTTGCCGGGGCTTGGGGCCATGCCGGTGAGGAGCCGCCCTCGTCCCGCCGAGCCGCCGAACCGTGCCGGTGGGGGTCACGGGGTCGCGAGTACGCGCCGTACGAGGGCCGGGAACGTCGACAGGTCCGCCGGGCGGGCACCGCGCCAGGCGATGTGCCCGTCGGGGCGCACCAGGAGTGCGGCGTCC
The nucleotide sequence above comes from Streptomyces sp. ML-6. Encoded proteins:
- a CDS encoding TROVE domain-containing protein — its product is MLVSPHVSSIARSRPQPRPQPHPLLLPLSPSQPRREPDGPGFRTYDGGPAFVREPREELFLLAVGNFVSQQTFYESGEERDDRYTRLVGELAVQDPVWTAGLLRWLRGEGNMRTASLVGAATYVRARLEAGASEGPSNRSVIDSVLRRADEPGELLAHWVSAYGRNVPQPVKRGIADAVRRLYTSRSLLKYDTESKNFRFGDVLNLVHASPDPEKPWQGALFRYLLDRRYHPERAVPPDSDRLLTAHRELMGTAVDERRAVLTGPGGPERLAAAGMTWEALAGWLHGPMDAAAWEAVIPTMAPMALLRNLRNFDEAGVSDEVAARVAARFSDASEVARSRQFPFRYLAAHQQVPSQRWAAALERALGHSLANVPSLPGRTLIMVDRSDSMFWDTVSERSKLTRADAAAVFGTGLAMRAEQADLVEFGWRSAEVPFEPGEPVLEVLKRFHALGGTHTTKAVRTHYREHDRVVIVTDEQAAPCGPRGPAEPVPDDIPVYTWNLAGYRPAHGAAGPHRHTFGGLTDAAFRMIGLIEAGHEASWPWAAEPS
- a CDS encoding TetR/AcrR family transcriptional regulator, whose protein sequence is MAGRASAQAALETRRSVLRAAAEIASSEGLDSVTIGRLADRLGMSKAGVIGQFRSKEKLQLETVDLVLEDVRTRVWQPVRHLDAGLPRLLALCASWVRYAADPGYSGGCLLTQVTYDYDGRTGAVHDRIAEGRTRWRDTLRHDIDAAVAAGDLPPGTDAPQVVYGLESLAAGITPARLLHGDSRAEDWALCGMHAILGVPMPD
- a CDS encoding wax ester/triacylglycerol synthase domain-containing protein, whose protein sequence is MPAPAPVPNPLDRALLSFDGPQQPVVTLALDFAGPPPAPSVLRQRIAERAPALPTFRATPASNLRVQHTDAADGAALDRETDRISQLSFDLTGGVPPWDVRLITGPGSFRVCLRAHHGFLDGVGATHAAAALLSDTSAEGARLHPPAAPTARALVRSLHDLTRTLAGPRPWTPPPAPGPAPSHRTAGRAVPLTVLRHLADIHGVTVNEVALAALGMALARLRREHHTTGTGRDVMATVAVSTRTPQQRHLPGNRLGVHRLVLPHRAGTLEESIAAVARQTGAVRNSRQRDALRALLESRAAPQAAARAYRAALRARVTPLVVSSVTVPGGFTAFGAPLCSAALLLNVFEGFPAYVSFTRTTDLVRCSAVSDADRNSLLAVPDRWAELLSSSRPAAGGDPDR
- a CDS encoding LysR family transcriptional regulator: MELRTLRYFVAVAEERHFGRAAIRLHMSQPPLSRAIKRLEADLGALLFARSPAGVALTPVGAVLLDEARALLDHADRVRGRVSAAAGVATITVGILGDGTDPGVPGLAAAYRRSHPGVDIHVRETDLTDPTCGLRAGLVDVALTRAPFDETALTVRTLRTDPVGVVLRADDPLARREELRPADLGDRRWFQFPQGTDPLWQSYWNGGSPREGPVVRAVQECLQAVLWNGTVGLAPLGHDLPAELVMVPLIDMAPSRVVAVWNEGDTNPLVRSFVEIATAAYRR
- a CDS encoding DHA2 family efflux MFS transporter permease subunit, with translation MTPSATTRRASLALLLACAGTFLSFLDATVTNLAVPPIADDFDVSLTTVSWVATAYVIPFAALLAPAGPLADAVGRARLFLIGVAVFTASSLLIAVAPALPVLLGARAVQGLAAALLVPASLGLVLAEIPAERRRAAIGMWSAAGALAAAAGPAVGGVMVEVLDWRALFCLNLPVGCWVLIAGRKLLTGESRTGEGPDLVGGLLLALCIGSAVYGLTQGPDHGWTSVHVSAASGVAVLSGAATVLRALRHPRPALRLDLFHSRSFAVASGVSLAYGAALFTTMLLGVLFMTDAWNYSALEAGLAMSPAALVTAVVGIGIGRLPVALTPRTMVAGGSALVAASTAVPALLIDTEPRFWTLWLPTGTVMGVGVGMATVGISSAAALSVVPRHFAAATGMVMAARQVGGGLGIAATAVIVAEVSGPGAQPYAAVYWFATAVNLAAAVGGLALRLAPPPLPNPAPPADRAPAAARTLEGDQR
- a CDS encoding SGNH/GDSL hydrolase family protein, whose protein sequence is MAPDTAAELLRELPWNRLAVMGDSVTAGVMGPLPGYRERSFADRFTDALAATRPGFAAVNLATPHLLLDEIRDQQLIPALDFGPDVVMVSAGGNDAFRSFDPETLRAELASFLTPLAESGALVITIGLFDLARSGLVPPEHADNMARRFDELDRITVGLTRALGGIHIDTHHHPLAADPGIYAADRVHANARGHAVAFAAIATTLAQHAREHTDG